The following are from one region of the Molothrus aeneus isolate 106 chromosome 7, BPBGC_Maene_1.0, whole genome shotgun sequence genome:
- the KLHL41 gene encoding kelch-like protein 41 yields MYLYLASEIKLQRLQAGQKAHWSAFFTDKPLGRQQLKLSTPSPFPSVCEMDSQRELTEELRLYQSTLLQDGLKELLEEKKFVDCSLKAGDRSLPCHRLILSACSPYFREYFLSEQNEEKKKEVVLDNVDPNILDMIVKYLYSASIDLNDSNVQDIFALASRFQIPSVFTVCVSYLQKRLAVGNCLAILRLGVLLDCPRLAFSARDFVSDHFVQICKEEDFMQLAPHELISVISPDSLNVEKEELVFEAVMRWVRTDKENRVKSLGEIFDCIRFRLMPEKYFKEQVEKDDIIKSNSDLQKKVKIIKDAFAGKLPDSSKITEKSAKGEVNGDVGDEDLLPGYLNDLPRHGMFVKDLILLVNDTAAVAYDPLENECYLAALAEQIPRNHSSIVTKQNQVYIVGGLYVEEENKDQPFQSYFFQLDSIAGEWVALPPLPSARCLFGLGESDNKIYVIAGKDLRTEESLDSVLCYDPVAMKWGEIKKLPIKVYGHATISNNGLIYCLGGKTDDKKCTNRLFVYNPKKGDWRDLAPMKVPRSMFGTAIHKGKIVIAGGVTEEGLTASVEAFDLTTNKWEIMPEFPQERSSISLVTLSGALYAIGGFAMIQLESKEFAPSEVTDIWKYDDEKKEWVGILKEIRYATGASCLATRLNLFKLSKL; encoded by the exons ATGTACCTATATTTAGCTAGTGAGATTAAATTGCAGAGGCTtcaagcagggcaaaaagcacATTGGTCTGCCTTTTTTACAGACAAACCCTTGGGGAGACAACAGCTAAAGCTTTCTactccctcccctttcccaaGTGTTTGCGAAATGGATTCCCAAAGGGAACTCACTGAAGAGCTCAGACTTTACCAATCCACCCTCCTTCAGGATGGCCTCAAGGAACTCCTtgaagagaaaaagtttgtAGATTGTTCTCTAAAAGCTGGTGACAGaagcctgccctgccacagaCTGATTCTGTCGGCATGTAGCCCTTATTTTCGTGAGTATTTCTTATCTGagcaaaatgaagagaaaaagaaggaagtaGTTCTAGATAATGTTGACCCCAACATCCTGGATATGATTGTCAAATACCTTTATTCAGCAAGTATTGATCTCAATGATTCTAATGTGCAAGATATTTTTGCTTTGGCCAGCCGCTTTCAGATCCCTTCTGTATTCACTGTGTGTGTCTCCTACCTTCAGAAGAGGCTTGCTGTTGGTAACTGTCTGGCCATCCTTCGGTTAGGTGTTCTGCTTGACTGCCCGAGACTTGCATTTTCTGCCCGTGATTTTGTTTCAGATCATTTTGTGCAGATCTGCAAAGAAGAGGACTTCATGCAGCTTGCCCCTCATGAACTTATCTCAGTTATTTCACCTGACAGTTTAAACGTAGAGAAGGAAGAACTGGTATTTGAAGCAGTAATGAGATGGGTCCGAACAGACAAGGAGAACAGAGTAAAGAGCCTGGGGGAAATTTTTGACTGCATACGTTTTCGTCTAAtgccagaaaaatatttcaaagaacaGGTTGAGAAGGATGATATAATTAAAAGCAACTCAGACCTTCAGAAAAAAGTTAAGATTATTAAGGATGCTTTTGCTGGAAAACTGCCTGACTCTagcaaaatcacagaaaagtCAGCCAAAGGGGAGGTGAATGGTGATGTAGGAGATGAAGACTTACTGCCTGGCTACCTAAATGACCTTCCCAGGCATGGCATGTTTGTCAAAGACCTGATTCTTCTGGTTAATGACACTGCTGCAGTAGCTTATGATCCTCTTGAAAATGAATGCTACCTAGCAGCCCTCGCAGAACAGATTCCCAGAAATCATTCCAGTATAGTCACCAAACAAAATCAGGTCTATATTGTTGGAGGACTCTATGTGGAAGAGGAGAACAAGGATCAGCCTTTCCAGTCATACTTCTTCCAG CTGGATAGCATTGCTGGTGAGTGGGTTGCCCTTCCTCCACTGCCATCAGCCAGGTGTCTCTTCGGGCTGGGAGAGTCAGACAACAAGATCTATGTCATAGCAGGCAAGGACCTTCGCACCGAGGAGTCGCTAGATTCAGTATTGTGCTATGACCCTGT GGCAATGAAATGGGGTGAGATCAAAAAACTGCCCATCAAAGTATATGGCCATGCAACTATCTCAAACAATGGACTGATATATTGTCTTGGTGGAAAAACTGATGATAA GAAATGCACTAATAGATTATTTGTGTACAATCCCAAGAAAGGAGACTGGAGAGACCTGGCTCCAATGAAAGTGCCTCGCTCGATGTTTGGAACAGCCATCCATAAGGGCAAGATTGTCATTGCAGGTGGTGTCACTGAGGAAGGCCTTACTGCATCTGTTGAAGCTTTTGATCTGACCACCAATAA ATGGGAGATAATGCCTGAATTTCCCCAAGAGAGAAGTTCCATTAGTTTAGTCACTTTAAGTGGAGCTTTGTATGCTATCGGAGGCTTTGCAATGATTCAGCTTGAATCTAAAGAATTTGCACCTAGTGAAGTCACTGACATA